Proteins from one Podospora pseudoanserina strain CBS 124.78 chromosome 1, whole genome shotgun sequence genomic window:
- a CDS encoding hypothetical protein (EggNog:ENOG503P3NC) — translation MDDPADTCWSWPHWKFGLRRDDLFTKLHDQYNTVPLPLLDPVAFHHDVAEISNEASSADEFHSLLRQRKQQRMRELNDCFESAAFEIIANPSLIGEDQWQHAVQLFRTKSFDSLVRYFACYLPPDHPWYKGSSSSSEVDSSVDSLAPSQGSLFDDDDGGLVPMTDEPFEFSTDLDDSILPPSPRSMTMCSDSSVDSPIGHHRDYETPSRTLSYSESEPDCCDLAGSISHTHHDEPSPRSESADMESPAASTVAGTSAAERGGVEAEATSFTDRVRKAVQPFVVDIDDADMATPKAEGQVFFDRKTTATTLSHRRHRSLSPLRSHPLVDHEVDDLLHRDPRSAAQCMGTRWKRDCSPVQRKRKGPAGSLTRIQKPSSDALRPKPRGRRFCES, via the coding sequence ATGGACGATCCCGCCGACACATGTTGGAGCTGGCCCCATTGGAAGTTTGGGTTGAGGAGAGATGACCTCTTCACCAAGCTCCACGATCAATACAACACGgtgcccctgcccctcctcgaccCTGTGGCTTTTCACCACGATGTGGCCGAAATCTCCAACGAAGCAAGTTCGGCCGACGAGTTCCACAGTCTACTCCGCCAACGCAAGCAACAGCGCATGCGAGAACTGAATGATTGCTTCGAGTCAGCGGCATTCGAGATCATTGCCAACCCTTCTCTAATCGGTGAAGACCAGTGGCAGCACGCAGTTCAGCTCTTTCGAACCAAGAGTTTTGACTCTCTCGTCCGATACTTTGCGTGCTATCTTCCCCCCGACCACCCGTGGTATAAGGgttcgtcctcctcttccgaggTGGACAGCAGCGTTGACTCGCTTGCGCCCTCCCAAGGCTCTCTctttgatgacgatgatggcggtCTTGTGCCCATGACCGACGAGCCCTTTGAGTTCTCGACCGACCTCGACGATTCGATActtcctccctcgcctcgTTCTATGACGATGTGTTCAGATTCATCCGTCGATTCGCCGATCGGTCATCATCGCGACTACGAGACACCATCACGAACCCTCTCATACTCCGAGTCCGAACCCGATTGCTGCGATCTTGCCGGATCGATTTCTCACACACATCATGATGAGCCCAGCCCACGGTCCGAGTCTGCTGACATGGAGTCGCCAGCGGCTTCCACCGTCGCCGGCACCTCAGCAGCTGAGAGGGGTGGCGTTGAGGCCGAAGCGACCTCGTTCACTGACCGCGTCCGGAAGGCAGTACAACCCTTCGTGGTGGATATCGATGATGCCGATATGGCCACACCAAAAGCAGAAGGGCAGGTCTTCTTTGATAGgaagacaacagcaacaaccctATCTCATCGACGGCACCGCAGTCTCTCTCCATTACGATCTCATCCTCTTGTTGATCATGAAGTCGATGATTTACTTCATCGCGATCCAAGAAGTGCAGCTCAGTGTATGGGCacaaggtggaagagggacTGCAGTCCGGTTCAGCGAAAGCGTAAGGGCCCGGCAGGGTCGCTTACTCGCATACAAAAGCCATCGTCAGATGCCCTTCGGCCAAAGCCAAGAGGACGAAGATTCTGCGAGAGCTGA